Proteins found in one Paenibacillus borealis genomic segment:
- a CDS encoding helix-turn-helix domain-containing protein — MKRNWSSRMMFSYFPIFLLTVSILIFLSFLIVGELSRSETNKANRISTGYVVDSLQNALSDVELSVLQEMETNHDYGDFLNGLSDDGDRTRLYNTVKDMSAVLYRNQLIDSIYIYRKWDDKVLTLSGLVDRDVFADREYLNQALAGNNERNWSDVRTLRIFSSDQPVRVISMPKKLPLPFGAEGMIVVNLSMYRVEQMIDSMTNSQVSFMRVVDSQGQLIYTAHRENNIQEGSVLTRIYSDNTGWTFESGIRAGELFAWMSVVSYLWIIIGILTVVLGTLYILYITRKNYRPIQAMMNRIQALQFREESLDSKSRSELVLIDQALETLINQTVSYQEQYDENLLVQRRQLFLDLMEGERGDSPDEKLERFKPFTEEAEAYAFIAAEMNQYDEFRRKYPAKEQNMLKLTLMNLFQELAAEEGLQGWAEWVSGNRIGLIIGSGAGLKDDKITLRKLAERYLRWVSDNLGLSLAIGVGPVVSGLEAISESCQAAETALQHKLSLGKDMVVLSDSLPDRSTLHSYKYLQMLSEIVREFRIADENWRKRVDELFVWFSGDQIRDEEIHMLLHMLIQMLDRELGQLSDSLRRIFAGPSLQGYYSEIEAQTTLEQVHTVMLKWLAEIYRIYVSVNESKSYRAMISEMKVYIEENFDNPDLSLKHLSDRFQISGKYASHLFKEEFNMKFVDFLTQLRMQRAEYLLATTSDNLQDIALKLGYTSSITFGRVFKRVVGVTPGDYRKHRMKPGAED, encoded by the coding sequence ATGAAGCGAAACTGGTCGAGCAGAATGATGTTCTCCTATTTCCCTATCTTTTTGCTGACCGTGTCGATCCTGATTTTCCTGTCGTTCCTGATTGTGGGCGAGCTTTCACGCAGTGAAACGAACAAAGCCAACCGCATCTCTACCGGCTACGTAGTAGATTCCCTGCAGAATGCTCTGAGTGATGTGGAATTATCCGTGCTCCAGGAGATGGAGACCAATCATGATTACGGCGATTTCCTGAACGGGCTGAGCGATGATGGTGACCGGACCCGGCTCTATAATACTGTAAAAGATATGAGTGCTGTCCTCTACCGCAATCAGCTGATTGACTCGATCTATATATACCGTAAGTGGGATGATAAGGTGCTGACACTCAGCGGGCTGGTGGACAGGGATGTGTTCGCAGACCGGGAATATCTGAACCAGGCGCTTGCGGGGAATAATGAGCGGAACTGGAGTGATGTGCGTACGCTGCGAATATTCAGCTCTGACCAGCCGGTGCGGGTGATCAGTATGCCGAAGAAGCTGCCGCTTCCCTTCGGGGCCGAGGGGATGATCGTCGTCAACTTAAGCATGTACCGGGTGGAACAGATGATTGACAGCATGACGAACAGCCAGGTGTCCTTCATGCGTGTGGTCGATAGTCAGGGACAACTGATTTATACCGCCCACCGGGAAAATAATATACAGGAAGGCAGTGTGCTCACCCGCATCTATTCGGATAACACAGGCTGGACTTTTGAGAGCGGCATCCGTGCGGGCGAGCTATTCGCCTGGATGTCAGTTGTGTCTTATCTTTGGATTATTATCGGCATCCTGACCGTTGTGCTGGGCACGCTCTATATTCTATATATCACCCGCAAGAACTACCGGCCGATCCAGGCGATGATGAACCGGATTCAGGCGCTGCAGTTCCGCGAGGAGAGCCTGGACAGCAAATCTCGCAGCGAGCTGGTGCTGATCGACCAGGCACTGGAGACGCTGATTAACCAGACGGTAAGCTATCAGGAGCAGTATGATGAGAACCTGCTGGTGCAGCGCCGTCAGCTGTTCCTGGATCTGATGGAGGGGGAACGGGGCGATTCCCCGGATGAGAAGCTGGAGCGGTTCAAGCCGTTCACGGAAGAGGCTGAAGCCTACGCGTTTATTGCAGCCGAAATGAATCAGTATGACGAATTCCGCCGCAAATATCCGGCCAAGGAGCAGAATATGCTCAAGCTGACGCTGATGAATCTGTTTCAGGAGCTGGCGGCGGAAGAAGGCCTGCAGGGCTGGGCCGAGTGGGTGAGCGGCAACCGGATTGGACTCATCATCGGCAGCGGTGCCGGTCTGAAGGATGACAAAATCACTCTGCGTAAACTCGCGGAACGTTATCTCCGCTGGGTCAGTGACAACCTGGGGTTGTCGCTGGCGATTGGAGTAGGCCCGGTTGTTAGCGGTCTGGAGGCCATATCGGAGTCCTGCCAGGCAGCGGAGACGGCACTGCAGCATAAGCTGTCGCTCGGCAAAGATATGGTGGTGCTGAGCGACAGCCTGCCGGACCGTTCCACACTGCATTCCTACAAATACCTGCAGATGCTGAGCGAGATTGTCCGTGAATTCCGGATCGCCGATGAGAATTGGCGGAAGCGGGTGGACGAGCTGTTCGTCTGGTTCAGCGGTGATCAGATCAGGGATGAAGAGATTCATATGCTGCTGCACATGCTGATTCAGATGCTTGACCGGGAGCTGGGGCAGCTGTCGGACAGCCTGCGGCGGATTTTTGCCGGGCCGAGTCTACAGGGCTATTACAGTGAGATCGAGGCGCAGACCACGCTGGAGCAGGTGCACACAGTAATGCTGAAGTGGCTGGCGGAAATTTACCGGATCTATGTCTCCGTCAATGAATCGAAAAGCTACCGGGCGATGATCAGCGAGATGAAGGTATATATAGAAGAGAATTTCGATAATCCCGATCTTTCCCTTAAGCATCTAAGCGACCGGTTCCAAATTTCGGGCAAATATGCCAGCCATCTGTTCAAAGAGGAATTCAATATGAAATTCGTCGATTTCCTGACCCAGCTGCGGATGCAGCGCGCGGAATATCTGCTTGCGACAACCAGCGATAATCTTCAGGACATCGCCCTGAAGCTGGGCTATACCAGTTCGATTACGTTCGGCCGGGTCTTCAAAAGGGTCGTCGGGGTTACACCGGGTGACTACCGCAAGCACCGGATGAAACCGGGAGCGGAGGATTAG
- a CDS encoding VOC family protein — MSGLLGNHFITQIGILVNDIEKVSAAYADFFGIEKPEIGITDTADIAQTNYNGEATEARAKLAFFDMGSLQLELIEPDHQPSTWRDYLNEHGEGLHHIAFAVEGMKDKIMLLEGKGFPLQQKGEYTGGRYAYMDTFKELKVILELLENDK; from the coding sequence ATGTCAGGATTGCTAGGGAATCATTTCATTACGCAGATTGGAATTCTGGTGAACGATATCGAGAAGGTGAGCGCGGCGTATGCGGACTTCTTTGGCATCGAGAAACCGGAGATTGGCATTACAGATACGGCCGATATTGCTCAGACTAACTATAATGGTGAGGCGACGGAGGCTCGGGCGAAGCTGGCTTTTTTCGATATGGGCTCCCTGCAGCTGGAGCTGATTGAACCGGATCATCAGCCGAGCACATGGCGCGATTATCTCAATGAGCACGGGGAAGGGCTTCACCATATTGCTTTTGCAGTGGAGGGAATGAAGGATAAGATTATGCTGCTCGAAGGCAAAGGCTTCCCGCTTCAGCAGAAGGGGGAGTACACCGGAGGACGTTATGCTTATATGGATACGTTCAAAGAGTTGAAGGTGATCCTGGAGCTGCTGGAGAACGATAAATAA